From Coffea arabica cultivar ET-39 chromosome 2e, Coffea Arabica ET-39 HiFi, whole genome shotgun sequence, the proteins below share one genomic window:
- the LOC113731157 gene encoding endo-1,4-beta-xylanase 5-like, with protein MHFQLVVDSMDDRLLASSFLVVTLLIGSSFSVAYDGPVYDYSAYTACKSAPEDPLYNGGIIKDRVHGRRHHKLSLSGSRDNSPAAFVFYNLPGKTFYSFSSWLKVEDVDSSSIQASVTTDKTTYQCAGTVIARQDCWSFLKGGFVLDSTSNSTFLFLQDADGGDVNISIASASLQPFTQEQWRINQEYSINTKRKRAAMIHVADVHGRRLEGALVEVEQISREFPFGSAIASTILGNLPYQNWFVERFNAAVFENELKWYATEPQQGIVNYTVPDQMLEFARANQIMVRGHNIFWENPKYSPSWVLNLTGPELKVAVNSRIQSLMSQYKSEFIHWDVSNEMLHFDFYEQKLGPDASLQFFETSHQADPLATLFMNDYNVVETCFDMNSTVDAYISRLRELERAGVSMDGIGLESHFTIPNPPLMRAILDKLATLNLPIWLTEVDISNTLDEQTQARYLEAVLREGFSHPSVNGIMLWTALHPNGCYQMCLTDNNFRNLPAGDVVDNLLKEWQTGAVEGQTDDHGSFSFYGFFGEYKVTVCYGNRTVTSTFSLCQGDETRHLNIQL; from the exons ATGCATTTTCAGCTTGTAGTGGACAGTATGGATGATCGCTTGTTAGCCTCCTCTTTCTTGGTGGTAACTCTGCTTATTGGCTCTTCATTTTCTGTTGCTTATG ATGGACCTGTCTATGACTATTCTGCCTACACTGCA TGCAAATCAGCACCAGAAGATCCCCTATACAATGGTGGGATTATAAAGGATCGAGTTCATGGTAGAAGGCATCACAAGCTCAGCTTGTCTGGAAGTCGAGATAATTCCCCTGCAGCGTTCGTCTTCTACAATCTCCCCGGCAAAACCTTCTATTCCTTCTCCA GTTGGCTAAAGGTAGAAGATGTAGATTCATCCTCCATACAGGCAAGCGTGACAACAGACAAAACGACGTATCAATGCGCGGGGACTGTAATCGCAAGGCAAGACTGCTGGTCATTTCTCAAAGGTGGCTTTGTACTCGACTCAACTTCGAATTCTACTTTTCTGTTTCTTCAG GATGCAGATGGGGGAGATGTCAATATAAGCATCGCGAGCGCTTCTCTGCAGCCTTTCACTCAGGAGCAATGGAGGATAAACCAAGAATATAGTATCAATACT AAAAGAAAACGTGCCGCCATGATACACGTAGCAGATGTCCATGGACGGAGGTTGGAAGGAGCACTAGTTGAGGTGGAGCAAATTTCAAGAGAGTTTCCTTTCGGATCTGCAATTGCCAGCACTATCCTTGGAAATTTGCCATACCAG AACTGGTTTGTGGAGCGGTTCAATGCTGCGGTATTCGAAAACGAACTCAAGTGGTACGCAACAGAGCCTCAGCAAGGAATTGTCAACTACACAGTGCCAGATCAGATGTTGGAATTTGCTCGTGCCAACCAAATCATGGTCAGAGGTCATAACATATTCTGGGAGAACCCCAAGTATTCACCTTCGTGGGTTCTCAATCTCACCGGACCAGAACTGAAGGTGGCTGTCAACTCACGCATACAAAGTTTAATGTCTCAATACAAGAGTGAGTTCATACACTGGGATGTGAGCAATGAAATGCTTCATTTCGACTTCTACGAGCAAAAACTCGGTCCGGATGCCAGTCTGCAATTTTTTGAAACATCCCATCAAGCAGACCCTTTAGCCACCTTGTTTATGAATGACTATAATGTGGTGGAGACTTGTTTTGACATGAACTCCACCGTGGATGCCTACATATCGAGGTTGAGAGAACTCGAGAGAGCCGGAGTTTCAATGGACGGAATTGGCCTAGAAAGTCACTTCACCATTCCAAACCCTCCACTAATGAGGGCAATACTGGATAAATTGGCAACACTAAACCTTCCAATTTGGCTTACAGAGGTAGACATCAGCAATACACTCGATGAACAAACTCAG GCTAGGTATCTTGAAGCGGTTCTGAGAGAGGGCTTCTCACATCCTTCTGTAAATGGCATTATGCTTTGGACAGCATTACATCCTAATGGGTGTTATCAAATGTGCTTAACGGACAACAATTTTCGCAACCTCCCAGCCGGGGATGTTGTTGACAATCTCCTCAAAGAATGGCAAACTGGGGCGGTCGAGGGTCAAACAGATGATCATGGTTCATTTAGTTTCTACGGATTCTTTGGTGAATACAAGGTAACTGTTTGCTACGGCAACAGAACAGTCACCTCAACATTCTCCCTTTGTCAAGGTGATGAAACGAGACATCTAAACATTCAGCTGTAA
- the LOC113731158 gene encoding thaumatin-like protein 1, with product MDLPSFPASTSPILVFSLAFLTLFTGVRGTTFTFVNKCEYTVWPGVLANAGSPSLDSTGFELPSDASRSFIAPTGWSGRFWGRTGCNFDGSGSGSCATGDCGSGQVECNGAGAAPPATLAEFSLGTGGQDFYDVSLVDGYNVAMIVEGTGGSGMCASTGCVTDLNRICPAELRVGDGNACKSACEAFGSPEYCCSGEYNSPSSCKPSVYSQVFKSACPRSYSYAYDDPTSTFTCSGADYTVTFCPSMPSQKSSKDPTPTTTTTTSTTNGGDGSMSESGNMGSQTGSGSMVIDSGSESDTGSQAMLADGSYLAGLALGGSTRTLAASVLHSGLLFAVAALSLCFLQL from the exons ATGGATCTCCCCTCATTCCCTGCTTCCACCTCCCCCATTCTCGTCTTCTCCCTAGCTTTCCTCACCCTTTTCACAG GCGTTCGCGGTACTACATTCACATTTGTGAACAAATGTGAGTACACAGTCTGGCCAGGGGTTTTAGCAAATGCCGGCAGCCCAAGTCTCGACAGCACCGGGTTCGAGCTCCCAAGCGACGCTTCGCGCTCCTTCATCGCTCCGACCGGCTGGTCCGGCCGATTCTGGGGAAGAACGGGCTGCAACTTCGATGGATCCGGGTCGGGTTCATGCGCCACCGGCGACTGCGGGTCTGGCCAGGTGGAATGCAACGGCGCAGGAGCTGCCCCACCGGCGACGCTGGCTGAGTTCTCCTTGGGGACTGGCGGCCAGGACTTCTATGACGTCAGCCTCGTGGACGGCTACAATGTGGCCATGATAGTTGAAGGGACGGGCGGGTCGGGAATGTGCGCTTCGACGGGTTGCGTGACGGATCTGAACAGGATCTGCCCGGCTGAGTTGCGGGTGGGGGATGGAAATGCTTGTAAAAGCGCCTGTGAGGCCTTTGGGAGTCCAGAGTACTGCTGCAGCGGCGAGTACAACTCACCGTCGTCGTGTAAGCCGTCGGTTTACTCGCAAGTGTTCAAGTCGGCTTGCCCGAGATCCTACAGCTACGCTTATGATGACCCAACTAGTACTTTCACCTGCAGCGGTGCTGATTATACGGTCACGTTTTGCCCCTCTATGCCCAG TCAGAAATCCTCGAAAGATCCTACACCAACGACAACGACAACGACATCGACGACAAATGGTGGTGATGGGTCAATGTCAGAATCAGGTAATATGGGGTCACAAACCGGGTCAGGTTCGATGGTTATTGACTCTGGCTCGGAGTCGGATACAGGTTCTCAGGCTATGCTGGCAGATGGTTCGTATTTGGCTGGTCTGGCCCTGGGGGGCTCAACCAGGACACTTGCTGCATCTGTTTTGCACTCCGGGCTATTATTCGCCGTCGCTGCACTCAGCCTCTGCTTTCTGCAGTTGTAG